A section of the Thalassospira sp. TSL5-1 genome encodes:
- a CDS encoding TetR/AcrR family transcriptional regulator, producing MTTALAKPANGAHKAAIRQENEVQILAAAERVFADFGFKGATTARIAEVANVPKANVHYYFATKEALYRRVIENVCSQWLEAAMTFENTTDPATILRGYIEAKMDLSRSTPYGSRVWAHEIVRGAKFSSDYISTTVKDWLDGRVRIIRRWIAEGKMDNVEPYSLMYMIFATTQHYADFSSQIEIFNDNQPLSDAQFAEAKENVVRIILRGVGLRKE from the coding sequence ATGACCACCGCACTCGCCAAACCGGCCAACGGCGCACACAAGGCCGCCATTCGCCAGGAAAATGAAGTCCAGATTCTTGCCGCGGCCGAGCGCGTTTTCGCCGATTTCGGCTTCAAGGGAGCCACAACCGCCCGCATTGCCGAGGTCGCCAATGTCCCCAAGGCCAATGTCCATTATTACTTCGCCACCAAAGAGGCACTTTATCGCCGCGTGATCGAAAATGTCTGTTCGCAATGGCTGGAAGCCGCGATGACATTTGAAAACACCACCGACCCCGCCACCATCCTGCGCGGCTATATCGAGGCAAAAATGGACCTCTCGCGCAGCACCCCCTATGGCTCGCGCGTCTGGGCGCACGAAATCGTCCGTGGGGCCAAATTCTCGTCCGATTATATCTCGACCACGGTCAAGGACTGGCTTGATGGCCGGGTCCGCATCATCCGCCGCTGGATCGCGGAAGGCAAAATGGACAATGTTGAACCCTACAGCCTGATGTACATGATCTTCGCCACCACCCAACACTATGCCGACTTTTCCAGCCAGATCGAAATTTTCAATGACAACCAGCCGTTGAGTGATGCACAATTTGCGGAAGCCAAGGAGAATGTGGTGCGGATTATTTTGAGGGGGGTTGGTCTACGAAAAGAATGA
- a CDS encoding aspartate aminotransferase family protein — MTAATSNNRPNDLSAFWMPFTANRQFKQAPRMLVSAEGMYYTTDDNRQILDGTAGLWCCNAGHKRAKINEAVRAQLEELDYAPAFQMGHPKAFELATRLAQLMPGDLNHVFYTNSGSESVETALKIAIAYHRARGEGQRTRLIGRERGYHGVNFGGISVGGIPTNRKTFGTMLGGVDHIRHTHLPEENKFVRGEPENGAWLADDLERLCALHDPSTIAAVIVEPVAGSTGVLIPPQGYLKRLREICTKHGILLIFDEVITGFGRIGTPFAVDYFGVQPDMVTTAKGLTNGTIPMGAVFATDAIHDAFMTGPENMIELFHGYTYSGNPVACAAGLATLEIYEEEGLLTRGAELGKYWEDAVHSLSDLPHVKDIRNLGLIGAIELESIEGMPTKRAFSAFLQAFEKGILIRTTGDIIALSPPLIIEKSHIDELFGTLRDVLKNLD, encoded by the coding sequence ATGACTGCCGCCACTTCAAACAACCGCCCCAATGATTTGTCTGCGTTCTGGATGCCCTTTACGGCCAATCGCCAGTTCAAGCAGGCACCACGCATGCTGGTTTCGGCCGAAGGCATGTATTACACCACCGATGACAATCGCCAGATCCTGGACGGGACGGCGGGGCTTTGGTGCTGTAATGCCGGGCATAAGCGTGCCAAAATCAATGAAGCCGTTCGCGCTCAGCTTGAAGAGCTGGATTATGCCCCGGCCTTTCAGATGGGGCATCCCAAGGCGTTTGAACTGGCAACCCGCCTGGCACAATTGATGCCCGGTGATTTGAACCATGTGTTCTATACCAATAGCGGCTCGGAATCGGTTGAAACCGCCCTTAAAATTGCCATTGCCTATCATCGTGCCCGGGGCGAGGGCCAGCGCACCCGCCTGATCGGGCGGGAACGCGGCTATCACGGCGTGAATTTTGGTGGTATTTCGGTCGGCGGTATTCCCACCAACCGCAAAACATTTGGCACCATGCTGGGTGGGGTTGATCATATCCGCCATACGCATTTGCCCGAAGAAAACAAATTTGTTCGTGGGGAGCCGGAAAACGGCGCCTGGCTGGCCGATGATCTGGAACGTTTGTGCGCCCTGCATGACCCGTCCACCATCGCCGCCGTGATTGTCGAGCCGGTGGCAGGCTCCACTGGCGTTCTGATCCCGCCGCAGGGTTATTTGAAACGTTTGCGCGAAATTTGCACCAAACACGGCATTTTGCTGATTTTTGATGAAGTCATCACTGGCTTTGGCCGTATCGGCACCCCGTTTGCCGTGGATTATTTTGGTGTACAGCCCGACATGGTGACAACCGCCAAGGGCCTGACCAACGGCACCATTCCGATGGGCGCGGTTTTTGCAACTGATGCCATTCATGATGCCTTCATGACCGGCCCGGAAAACATGATCGAGCTTTTCCACGGTTATACCTATTCTGGCAACCCGGTGGCCTGTGCGGCGGGCCTTGCAACGCTTGAGATTTACGAGGAAGAAGGCCTGCTGACTCGTGGGGCCGAATTGGGCAAATATTGGGAAGATGCGGTGCATAGCCTGTCCGATTTGCCGCATGTGAAGGATATTCGCAATCTGGGCCTGATTGGCGCAATCGAGCTTGAAAGCATTGAAGGCATGCCGACCAAGCGGGCATTTTCGGCCTTTTTGCAGGCGTTTGAAAAGGGCATTCTGATCCGCACGACGGGCGATATCATTGCGCTGTCGCCGCCCCTGATCATTGAAAAATCCCATATCGATGAACTGTTCGGCACCTTGCGCGACGTTCTGAAGAATCTTGACTGA
- a CDS encoding CoA-acylating methylmalonate-semialdehyde dehydrogenase, with amino-acid sequence MKRIEHIFGGEHTRGESTRTGAIFNPATGEQTGEVVLASEADVNTVVATAKAAFESWSATSPAKRAQVMFAYKALLEKRADDIASTISAEHGKTHPDALGEVARALEVVEFACGIPHLLKGDFSRNVATSVDACADRHALGVVAGITPFNFPTMVPLWMIPMAIACGNTFVLKPSERDPSAANLVVELLHEAGLPKGVCNVLHGDKVAVDGLLHHPDVQAISFVGSTPIAEYVYKTGTANGKRVQALGGAKNHMIIMPDADIDQAVDALMGAGYGAAGERCMAVSVAVPVGEETADRLVKALAPKVAALKIGPSTDTDAEMGPVITEAHKNKVLGYIDAGVKEGAELVVDGRGFKLQGYENGYFIGGSLFDRVTPDMSIYTDEIFGPVLSVVRADSYDTAVDLINKHEYGNGTAIFTRDGDAARNFVDRIQVGMVGVNVPIPVPVGYHSFGGWKRSIFGSHGIYGPEAVHFYTKLKTVTMRWPTGIRAGAEFNFPSNG; translated from the coding sequence ATGAAACGTATTGAACATATTTTTGGCGGCGAACATACCCGTGGCGAGAGCACACGGACCGGCGCCATCTTCAATCCTGCAACCGGGGAGCAGACGGGCGAAGTGGTGCTGGCATCGGAAGCCGATGTAAACACCGTTGTTGCCACCGCCAAGGCCGCGTTTGAAAGCTGGTCGGCAACATCGCCTGCCAAACGTGCCCAGGTGATGTTTGCCTATAAGGCCCTGCTGGAAAAACGCGCCGATGACATTGCCAGTACCATTTCGGCCGAACATGGCAAAACCCACCCCGATGCGCTGGGCGAAGTGGCCCGTGCGCTGGAAGTGGTGGAATTTGCCTGTGGCATTCCGCATTTGCTGAAAGGTGATTTCAGCCGCAATGTTGCAACTTCGGTCGATGCCTGTGCTGACCGCCATGCCCTGGGCGTTGTTGCCGGGATTACCCCGTTCAACTTCCCGACAATGGTGCCGTTATGGATGATCCCGATGGCAATTGCGTGCGGCAATACCTTTGTTTTGAAACCGTCGGAACGTGATCCGTCGGCGGCCAATCTGGTGGTGGAACTGCTCCATGAAGCCGGTTTGCCAAAGGGCGTTTGCAACGTTTTGCATGGGGATAAGGTTGCGGTTGATGGCTTGCTGCATCACCCGGATGTGCAGGCGATCAGCTTTGTTGGCTCCACCCCGATTGCCGAATATGTTTACAAAACCGGTACGGCCAATGGCAAACGGGTGCAGGCACTGGGCGGTGCCAAAAACCACATGATCATTATGCCTGATGCCGATATTGACCAGGCCGTCGATGCCCTGATGGGGGCTGGTTACGGTGCGGCGGGCGAACGCTGCATGGCAGTCTCGGTTGCCGTCCCGGTGGGCGAAGAAACGGCGGACCGTTTGGTCAAGGCGCTGGCACCGAAGGTGGCCGCGCTTAAAATCGGCCCTTCGACCGACACGGATGCCGAAATGGGCCCGGTGATTACCGAGGCGCATAAGAACAAGGTGCTGGGTTATATCGATGCCGGTGTCAAGGAAGGCGCGGAACTGGTTGTTGATGGCCGTGGATTTAAGCTGCAGGGCTATGAAAACGGCTATTTCATTGGCGGTTCCCTTTTTGACCGCGTCACCCCGGACATGTCGATTTATACTGACGAAATTTTTGGCCCGGTTCTGTCGGTTGTGCGGGCGGACAGCTATGACACAGCGGTTGATCTGATCAACAAGCACGAATATGGCAATGGCACCGCGATTTTCACCCGCGATGGCGATGCGGCGCGCAACTTTGTCGATCGTATCCAGGTGGGCATGGTGGGTGTGAATGTGCCCATTCCGGTGCCGGTCGGCTATCACAGCTTTGGTGGCTGGAAACGGTCGATTTTCGGATCACACGGAATTTACGGCCCCGAAGCAGTGCATTTTTATACCAAGCTGAAAACCGTTACCATGCGCTGGCCGACAGGCATTCGCGCCGGTGCGGAATTCAACTTCCCGTCCAACGGGTAA
- a CDS encoding nitrilase-related carbon-nitrogen hydrolase, which produces MSMLRGGLIQMSLKGSTDQSPEEIRQAMIEAHLPYIEEAGKKGVQVLCFQEVFTQPYFCPSQDAKWYAAAEKIPDGPTTQLMCELAAKHKMVIVVPIYEEDITGVYYNTAAVIDADGTYLGKYRKTHIPQVAGFWEKFFFKPGASNWPVFETQYCKLGVYICYDRHFPEGWRALALNGAEYIVNPSATVAGVSEYIWKLEQPASAVANGCYIGAINRVGREQPWDIGEFYGQSYFVNPRGVIEKEASRDQDELIVHDMDMALVREARNNWQFFRDRRPSTYTRLTDGN; this is translated from the coding sequence ATGTCGATGCTGAGAGGCGGGCTGATTCAAATGTCCTTGAAGGGCAGCACGGATCAGTCACCCGAAGAAATTCGCCAGGCCATGATCGAGGCGCATCTGCCTTATATCGAGGAAGCTGGCAAAAAAGGCGTACAGGTCCTGTGTTTTCAGGAAGTGTTTACCCAGCCCTATTTCTGCCCGAGCCAGGATGCCAAATGGTACGCGGCGGCAGAGAAAATTCCCGACGGGCCGACCACACAACTCATGTGTGAGTTGGCGGCCAAACATAAAATGGTGATTGTCGTTCCGATTTATGAGGAAGACATTACAGGGGTTTATTACAACACCGCCGCCGTGATTGATGCCGATGGCACCTATTTGGGTAAATATCGTAAAACCCATATTCCCCAGGTGGCCGGTTTTTGGGAAAAATTCTTTTTCAAACCGGGTGCCTCCAACTGGCCGGTCTTTGAAACCCAATATTGCAAATTGGGCGTTTACATTTGTTATGACCGCCACTTCCCCGAAGGCTGGCGTGCCCTGGCGCTGAATGGCGCGGAATATATCGTTAACCCGTCGGCCACGGTGGCCGGGGTTTCGGAATATATCTGGAAGCTGGAACAACCGGCCTCGGCCGTTGCCAATGGCTGCTATATTGGTGCGATCAACCGGGTCGGCCGCGAACAGCCCTGGGATATTGGCGAGTTTTACGGGCAAAGCTACTTTGTCAATCCGCGTGGCGTGATTGAAAAGGAAGCCTCGCGCGATCAGGACGAACTGATTGTTCATGACATGGACATGGCGCTGGTGCGTGAAGCCCGCAATAACTGGCAGTTTTTCCGCGACCGTCGGCCATCCACCTATACCCGTTTAACCGACGGCAACTGA
- a CDS encoding ABC transporter ATP-binding protein, which yields MPASKDVVVDIQKMSLTFQTADGPVYALSDVDLTINRGDFVSFIGPSGCGKTTLLRVIADLEQATAGDILINGVSPHQAREDRAYGYVFQAPALLPWRSIERNVTLPLEIMEISKEERVKRAHEALKLVELNGFEKKFPWQLSGGMQQRASIARALSFDADLLLMDEPFGALDEIVRDHLNEQLLKLWARTNKTVAFVTHSIPEAVFLSSKIVVMSPRPGRIIDVIETDFAKDRTLDIRETPEFLEVAHRVREGLRAGHSYDD from the coding sequence ATGCCCGCATCCAAAGATGTGGTTGTCGATATTCAGAAAATGTCGCTGACATTTCAAACCGCCGATGGTCCGGTTTATGCACTATCCGATGTGGACTTAACCATCAATCGCGGCGATTTCGTTTCCTTCATTGGTCCGTCGGGCTGTGGCAAAACAACGCTGTTGCGCGTGATTGCAGATCTGGAACAGGCCACGGCGGGGGATATTTTGATCAATGGCGTCTCGCCGCACCAGGCGCGGGAAGACCGTGCCTATGGCTATGTTTTTCAGGCGCCAGCCCTTTTGCCGTGGCGCTCGATCGAACGTAATGTGACCCTGCCGCTGGAGATTATGGAAATCTCCAAAGAAGAGCGGGTAAAACGCGCCCATGAAGCCCTGAAACTGGTGGAATTAAACGGGTTTGAAAAGAAATTCCCCTGGCAGCTTTCGGGCGGGATGCAGCAGCGGGCCTCGATTGCGCGCGCGCTGAGTTTTGATGCCGATTTGTTGTTGATGGACGAGCCGTTTGGCGCGCTTGACGAAATTGTGCGCGACCATTTGAACGAACAGCTATTGAAACTATGGGCGCGGACCAACAAAACGGTCGCCTTTGTCACCCATTCCATTCCCGAGGCGGTGTTTTTATCGTCGAAAATTGTGGTGATGTCGCCGCGGCCGGGGCGGATTATTGACGTGATCGAAACCGATTTCGCCAAGGACCGCACGCTTGATATTCGCGAAACCCCGGAATTTTTAGAAGTCGCCCATCGCGTGCGCGAAGGGTTGCGGGCAGGGCACAGCTATGACGACTGA
- a CDS encoding ABC transporter permease produces MTTDAATLPAARTGPGLWTRMMKGQTGPVCVMLIGLFVIWYIGAVFMNMPGQLDRYARAKQDWTVSQLVEATLNQDRPVLPAPHQVAAEMYKTIFATKITSKRSLVYHTWVTLSSTLLGFGIGTLLGILLAVGIVHVLTLEKSLMPWVISSQTIPILAIAPMIIVVLGAIGLKGLVPKAMISTYLCFFPVTIGMVKGLRSPDHIQLDLMRTYNASSWQTFLALRWPSAMPFLFASLKVAIAISLVGAIVGELPTGAQSGLGARLLAGSYYGQTVQIWAALLTAAFVAAMMVVVVGLFEKRVLERMGVRA; encoded by the coding sequence ATGACGACTGATGCCGCAACTTTGCCCGCCGCCCGCACAGGCCCCGGCCTGTGGACGCGGATGATGAAGGGGCAGACTGGCCCGGTTTGCGTGATGCTGATCGGCCTGTTTGTGATTTGGTATATTGGTGCGGTTTTCATGAATATGCCGGGCCAGCTAGACCGCTATGCCCGGGCCAAGCAGGACTGGACCGTTTCCCAGCTTGTCGAGGCGACGCTTAATCAGGATCGCCCGGTTTTGCCAGCCCCGCATCAGGTGGCCGCGGAAATGTATAAGACCATTTTTGCCACCAAAATCACCTCGAAACGCTCGCTGGTCTATCATACCTGGGTGACATTATCCTCGACCCTGCTGGGTTTCGGGATTGGCACGTTGCTGGGCATTTTGCTGGCGGTTGGCATTGTGCATGTGCTGACGCTGGAAAAAAGCCTGATGCCGTGGGTGATTTCCTCGCAAACCATTCCCATTCTGGCGATTGCACCGATGATTATTGTGGTTTTGGGGGCGATTGGCCTGAAGGGACTGGTGCCCAAGGCGATGATTTCAACCTATTTGTGCTTTTTCCCCGTAACAATCGGGATGGTCAAGGGTTTGCGCTCGCCCGATCATATTCAGCTTGATCTGATGCGCACTTATAATGCTTCGAGCTGGCAAACATTTTTGGCCCTGCGCTGGCCCTCTGCCATGCCGTTTTTGTTTGCCAGCCTGAAGGTGGCGATTGCGATTAGCCTGGTAGGCGCGATTGTCGGCGAATTGCCAACCGGGGCGCAATCCGGCCTGGGCGCACGTTTGCTGGCCGGGTCCTATTACGGGCAAACGGTGCAAATATGGGCCGCCCTGTTAACCGCGGCCTTTGTGGCGGCGATGATGGTGGTTGTCGTCGGCCTGTTTGAAAAACGGGTGCTGGAACGCATGGGGGTGCGGGCATGA
- a CDS encoding ABC transporter permease, with translation MSGKLDKFCLVGAVFALLSLVFPLSGVDPETGKNVAFVSGLPGLASAMVACVVIGVFFTWSGVTSVLRGSIILLVVIYGAWQAIATLYDHGLASYASYGFWMFIFSLWALVWRGIDVIANYRTLDQGKQQTANVIVPLAFGIWLLFLWEVITAGFGVPQVLLPAPSMIGVRFINSTGILWDDFRQTFLKAVLAGYVLGCGSGLLVAIAVDRVPFLKRGLLPLGNMVSALPIIGVAPIMVMWFGFDWQSKAAVIVIMTFFPMLVNTVSGLNAAGRLERDLMATYASGYWSTLFRLRLPAALPFIFNALKINSTLALIGAIVAEFFGTPIVGMGFRISTEVGRMNVDMVWAEIALAALAGTAFYGAVALAERKVTSWHPSFRVRRH, from the coding sequence ATGAGCGGAAAACTGGATAAATTCTGCCTTGTCGGTGCGGTTTTTGCCCTGCTGTCGCTGGTTTTTCCGCTGTCGGGGGTGGACCCTGAAACTGGCAAAAATGTTGCCTTTGTTTCGGGCCTTCCAGGCCTTGCCAGTGCGATGGTGGCCTGTGTTGTCATTGGGGTGTTTTTTACCTGGTCTGGTGTGACCAGCGTTTTGCGCGGCAGTATTATTTTGTTGGTGGTGATTTACGGGGCCTGGCAGGCCATTGCCACCCTTTATGACCACGGGCTGGCGAGCTATGCGTCCTACGGATTCTGGATGTTTATTTTCTCGCTTTGGGCGCTGGTGTGGCGCGGGATTGACGTGATCGCCAATTATCGCACGCTTGACCAGGGCAAACAGCAAACCGCAAATGTGATTGTGCCGCTGGCCTTTGGCATCTGGTTGCTGTTTTTGTGGGAAGTCATCACCGCCGGTTTTGGTGTGCCGCAGGTTTTGCTGCCGGCACCGAGCATGATTGGCGTTCGGTTCATCAATTCCACCGGCATTTTGTGGGACGATTTCCGTCAAACCTTTCTTAAGGCGGTTTTGGCTGGTTATGTGCTGGGTTGTGGCAGTGGCCTTTTGGTCGCGATTGCCGTGGACCGTGTGCCGTTTCTTAAACGCGGTTTGTTGCCATTGGGCAATATGGTCTCCGCCCTGCCGATTATCGGTGTTGCGCCGATTATGGTGATGTGGTTTGGCTTTGACTGGCAGTCAAAGGCGGCGGTCATTGTCATCATGACGTTTTTCCCGATGCTGGTGAATACGGTATCGGGCCTGAATGCGGCAGGGCGGCTGGAACGCGACCTGATGGCGACCTATGCCTCGGGCTATTGGTCCACGCTGTTTCGCCTGCGTTTGCCGGCAGCTTTGCCGTTTATTTTCAATGCGCTCAAGATCAATTCCACCCTGGCCCTGATTGGTGCGATTGTTGCCGAATTTTTTGGCACGCCCATTGTGGGCATGGGCTTTCGCATATCGACCGAAGTCGGCCGGATGAATGTGGATATGGTTTGGGCGGAAATTGCATTGGCAGCCCTGGCGGGGACTGCCTTTTACGGGGCCGTGGCCCTTGCGGAACGCAAGGTAACGTCGTGGCATCCGTCGTTCCGGGTACGTCGCCATTAA
- a CDS encoding ABC transporter substrate-binding protein: MKKVLATALGMAFGLTSLSAMAADEVTLQLKWVTQAQFAGYYVAQDKGYYEDADLDVTINPGGPDIAPPQVIAGGGADVVVDWMPSALASREKGVPLVNIAQPFAKSGMELTCLKDTGITSPKDFPGRTLGVWFFGNEYPFLSWMSKLGIPTDGSEKGVTVLKQGFNVDPLLQKQADCISTMTYNEYWQVIDAGIPADDLVVFKYEDQGVATLEDGLYVMEDKLKDPAFVDKMARFVSASMKGWHWAAEHPEEAAQIILDNDATGAQTEKHQVRMMKEVAKLLSKDGVLSEAAYTRTVDSLLSGGSDPVITKKPEGAWTHAVTDKM, from the coding sequence ATGAAAAAAGTGTTAGCGACGGCTCTGGGGATGGCATTTGGCCTGACATCGCTTTCGGCGATGGCAGCAGACGAAGTGACCTTGCAACTGAAATGGGTGACCCAGGCGCAGTTCGCCGGGTATTACGTGGCCCAGGACAAGGGATATTACGAAGACGCCGATCTGGACGTGACCATTAATCCCGGCGGGCCGGACATTGCACCGCCGCAGGTGATTGCCGGGGGCGGGGCCGATGTGGTGGTGGACTGGATGCCATCTGCCCTGGCATCGCGCGAAAAGGGCGTGCCGCTGGTCAATATCGCCCAGCCTTTTGCCAAGTCGGGCATGGAGCTGACCTGCCTTAAGGATACCGGCATCACATCGCCCAAGGATTTTCCGGGCCGGACCCTGGGGGTCTGGTTCTTTGGTAACGAATATCCGTTCTTAAGCTGGATGTCGAAACTGGGCATTCCGACCGATGGCAGCGAAAAGGGCGTTACGGTTCTTAAACAGGGCTTTAATGTGGACCCGCTGTTGCAAAAGCAGGCCGATTGTATTTCGACCATGACTTATAACGAATATTGGCAGGTGATTGATGCCGGTATTCCGGCCGATGATCTGGTTGTTTTCAAATATGAAGATCAGGGTGTCGCCACCCTGGAAGATGGTCTTTATGTGATGGAAGACAAACTGAAAGACCCGGCCTTTGTTGATAAAATGGCCCGCTTTGTTTCAGCCAGCATGAAGGGCTGGCATTGGGCAGCCGAACACCCGGAAGAAGCAGCCCAGATCATTTTGGATAATGACGCCACCGGGGCCCAGACCGAAAAACACCAGGTTCGCATGATGAAGGAAGTTGCCAAACTTCTGAGCAAGGATGGTGTTCTAAGCGAAGCTGCCTATACCCGCACCGTTGACAGCCTGCTGTCGGGCGGGTCCGACCCGGTTATTACCAAAAAACCGGAAGGGGCCTGGACCCACGCTGTTACTGACAAAATGTAA
- the hydA gene encoding dihydropyrimidinase — protein sequence MSMVIRGGTIVTADLTYEADILIEDGKIAAIGKDLSGDKVIEADGCYVMPGGIDPHTHMEMPFMGTYSADDFEFGTKAAVAGGTTMVVDFCLPSPDQSLLEALQAWDNKSSKAVCDYSFHMAITSWSEQIFNEMKIVVEEKGINTFKHFMAYKGALMVDDDEMFASFSRCSELGAMPLVHAENGDVVATLQQRLLEAGNNGPEAHAYSRPVDVEGEACNRAIMIADMANVPLYIVHVSCEPAHEAIRRARQNGKRVFGEPLIQHLVLDDSEYANPDWDHAARRVMSPPFRSKLHQDGLWNGLASGSLQVVATDHCAFTSEQKRMGMGDFTKIPNGTGGLEDRMPLLWTYGVNTGRLTPNEFVAVTSTNIAKILNIYPRKGAILVGADADLVVWDPKASKTISAKHQVSSIDYNVFEGMEVTGLPRYTISRGRIAAEEGVVLAKCGDGEFIRRDAFPAVNKALSKWKEITAPRKVERKAENMPAGV from the coding sequence ATGTCTATGGTTATTCGTGGCGGAACAATTGTTACCGCAGACCTGACTTATGAAGCCGATATTCTGATCGAAGATGGCAAGATCGCCGCGATTGGCAAAGACCTTTCGGGTGACAAGGTGATTGAAGCCGATGGCTGCTATGTCATGCCGGGCGGCATTGACCCGCATACCCATATGGAAATGCCGTTTATGGGCACCTATTCGGCAGATGACTTTGAATTTGGCACCAAGGCGGCCGTTGCGGGTGGCACCACGATGGTGGTGGATTTTTGCCTGCCATCTCCGGACCAGTCTTTGCTGGAGGCCTTGCAGGCCTGGGACAACAAGTCCTCCAAGGCGGTGTGCGATTATTCCTTCCATATGGCGATTACCTCCTGGAGCGAGCAGATTTTCAACGAGATGAAAATCGTGGTCGAGGAAAAGGGTATTAACACCTTCAAACATTTCATGGCCTATAAAGGGGCCCTGATGGTCGATGACGATGAAATGTTTGCCTCCTTCTCGCGCTGCTCCGAACTTGGTGCCATGCCACTGGTACATGCCGAAAATGGCGACGTGGTTGCCACCCTGCAGCAGCGTTTGCTGGAAGCTGGCAATAACGGGCCGGAAGCGCACGCCTATTCCCGTCCGGTCGATGTGGAAGGCGAGGCGTGTAATCGTGCCATCATGATTGCCGATATGGCCAATGTGCCGCTTTATATTGTCCATGTATCGTGTGAACCGGCCCATGAAGCCATTCGCCGGGCACGCCAGAACGGCAAGCGCGTTTTTGGCGAACCGCTGATTCAGCATCTGGTGCTTGATGACAGCGAATATGCCAACCCTGATTGGGACCATGCCGCGCGCCGTGTCATGTCTCCGCCGTTCCGCAGCAAGCTGCATCAGGATGGTTTGTGGAATGGCTTGGCATCGGGCAGCCTGCAGGTGGTGGCCACCGACCATTGTGCTTTCACATCTGAGCAAAAACGCATGGGCATGGGTGATTTCACCAAAATCCCGAATGGCACCGGCGGCCTTGAAGACCGCATGCCGCTTTTGTGGACGTATGGGGTGAATACTGGCCGTTTGACGCCCAACGAATTTGTCGCCGTTACATCGACCAATATTGCCAAGATTTTGAATATCTATCCGCGCAAAGGGGCCATTTTGGTGGGTGCCGATGCCGATTTGGTGGTGTGGGACCCGAAAGCATCAAAAACCATTTCGGCTAAACACCAGGTTTCCTCGATTGATTATAATGTTTTCGAGGGCATGGAAGTGACCGGCCTGCCGCGTTACACTATCAGCCGGGGCCGCATTGCCGCCGAAGAAGGTGTGGTTCTTGCCAAATGCGGTGATGGCGAATTTATCCGCCGTGATGCTTTCCCTGCTGTGAACAAGGCGCTTTCCAAATGGAAAGAAATTACAGCTCCTCGTAAAGTTGAGCGCAAAGCGGAGAATATGCCAGCAGGTGTGTAA